One window from the genome of Salvia miltiorrhiza cultivar Shanhuang (shh) chromosome 7, IMPLAD_Smil_shh, whole genome shotgun sequence encodes:
- the LOC130991239 gene encoding probable inorganic phosphate transporter 1-7: MAREQLQVLNALDVAKTQLYHFTAIVVAGMGFFTDAYDLFSISLIAKLLGRIYYTVPGALKPGTLPPTVSSSVTGVALVGTLSGQLFFGWLGDKMGRKKVYGMTLLIMIVCSIASGLSFGNSPKGVMTTLCFFRFWLGFGIGGDYPLSATIMAEYANKKTRGAFVAAVFAMQGFGILFGGIISLIVSAAFDHAYKSPTYEQDAAASTPPQADYVWRIILMFGALPAALTFYWRMKMPETARYTALVAKNAKQAAQDMGRVLNVELEVEEEKVERQQKGNNFGLLSKEFVKRHGLHLFGTTSTWFLLDIAFYSQNLFQKDVFSAIGWIPPAKTMNAIGEVYKISKAQTLLALCSTVPGYWFTVFFIDIIGRFAIQMMGFFFMTVFMFAVAIPYDHWTKKDNRIGFVVMYGLTFFFANFGPNATTFVVPAEIFPARLRSTCHGISAAAGKAGAIVGAYGFLYAAQSKDKTKTDHGFPPGIGVKNALIVLGVINFLGMLCTLAVPEAKGKSLEEASQENIEESNEPQGA; the protein is encoded by the coding sequence ATGGCTAGAGAGCAATTACAAGTGCTTAACGCACTCGATGTCGCCAAAACCCAACTCTACCATTTCACGGCAATTGTGGTCGCCGGAATGGGGTTTTTCACCGACGCCTACGATCTCTTCAGCATCTCCCTCATCGCCAAGCTGCTCGGCCGCATCTACTACACGGTGCCCGGCGCCCTGAAACCCGGCACGCTCCCCCCGACCGTCTCCTCCTCCGTCACCGGCGTCGCCCTCGTCGGCACCCTCTCCGGCCAGCTCTTCTTCGGCTGGCTCGGCGACAAGATGGGCCGGAAGAAGGTCTACGGGATGACCCTCCTGATCATGATCGTCTGCTCCATCGCCTCCGGCCTCTCCTTCGGGAACTCCCCGAAGGGCGTCATGACCACCCTCTGCTTCTTCCGCTTCTGGCTCGGCTTCGGCATCGGCGGCGACTACCCGCTCTCCGCCACCATCATGGCGGAGTACGCCAACAAGAAGACCCGGGGCGCCTTCGTGGCGGCCGTCTTCGCCATGCAGGGCTTCGGGATCCTCTTCGGCGGGATCATCTCCCTCATCGTGTCGGCCGCGTTCGACCACGCGTACAAGTCCCCGACGTACGAGCAggacgccgccgcctccaccccgCCGCAGGCGGACTACGTGTGGCGCATCATCCTGATGTTCGGCGCCCTCCCGGCGGCCCTGACCTTCTACTGGCGGATGAAGATGCCGGAGACGGCCCGCTACACCGCCCTCGTCGCGAAGAACGCGAAGCAGGCGGCGCAGGACATGGGGCGAGTGCTCAACGTGGAGCTGGAGGTGGAGGAGGAGAAGGTGGAGCGGCAGCAGAAGGGCAACAACTTCGGCTTGCTATCGAAGGAATTCGTGAAACGCCATGGCCTGCACCTCTTCGGCACCACCTCGACGTGGTTCCTCCTCGACATCGCCTTCTACAGCCAGAACCTCTTCCAGAAGGACGTCTTCAGCGCCATCGGGTGGATCCCGCCGGCAAAGACCATGAACGCCATCGGAGAGGTCTACAAGATCTCCAAGGCCCAAACCCTACTCGCGCTCTGCAGCACCGTGCCCGGTTACTGGTTCACCGTGTTCTTCATCGACATCATCGGGCGGTTCGCCATCCAGATGATGGGGTTCTTCTTCATGACGGTGTTCATGTTCGCCGTCGCCATCCCCTACGATCACTGGACGAAGAAGGATAACCGGATCGGGTTCGTGGTGATGTACGGCCTCACGTTCTTCTTCGCCAACTTCGGGCCCAACGCCACGACCTTCGTGGTGCCGGCCGAGATCTTCCCGGCGAGGCTGAGGTCGACCTGCCACGGGATCTCGGCCGCGGCTGGGAAGGCCGGAGCCATTGTCGGAGCTTACGGGTTTCTGTACGCCGCCCAGAGCAAGGACAAGACGAAGACGGACCACGGGTTCCCGCCGGGCATCGGCGTCAAGAATGCTCTCATTGTTCTTGGGGTCATTAATTTTCTTGGCATGTTATGCACCTTAGCGGTGCCGGAGGCAAAGGGTAAGTCGTTGGAAGAGGCGTCTCAAGAAAATATTGAAGAAAGCAATGAGCCACAAGGAGCTTGA